The Cronobacter sakazakii genome has a window encoding:
- a CDS encoding oxidative stress defense protein, with protein sequence MKFKVMALAAMIGFGAASVQANELPNGPHIVTSGTASVDAIPDIATLAIEVNVSAKDAAAAKKQADERVGQYLTFLQNNGVEKKDVNAANLRTQPEYEYLKDGKTQLKGYRAVRTVDVTLRKLDKLNELLDGALKAGLNEIRSVSLGVAHPDEYKDKARKAAIDDAVRQAQQLASGFNSKLGPVYSVRYHVSNYQPTPVMRMMKAEAAAPASAQDTYDQQTIQFDDQVDVVFELEPSQAQSGTANQNGSGSQGTAPAATNAPSQQ encoded by the coding sequence GTGAAGTTTAAAGTGATGGCCCTTGCGGCAATGATTGGTTTCGGCGCGGCGTCTGTGCAGGCGAATGAACTGCCCAACGGCCCGCATATCGTCACCTCCGGCACGGCGAGCGTGGATGCGATACCGGATATCGCGACGCTGGCTATTGAGGTCAATGTTTCCGCGAAAGACGCGGCGGCGGCAAAAAAACAGGCGGACGAGCGAGTAGGGCAGTACCTGACTTTCCTGCAAAATAACGGCGTTGAGAAAAAAGACGTTAATGCCGCTAACCTGCGTACCCAGCCGGAATATGAGTACCTCAAGGATGGTAAAACCCAGCTGAAAGGCTATCGTGCGGTACGTACCGTCGACGTGACGTTGCGCAAGCTCGATAAACTGAACGAGCTGCTGGATGGCGCGCTGAAAGCGGGCCTGAATGAAATCCGCTCCGTCTCTTTAGGCGTGGCGCACCCGGATGAATATAAAGATAAAGCCCGCAAAGCGGCTATCGATGACGCGGTGCGTCAGGCGCAGCAGCTGGCGAGCGGCTTTAACAGTAAACTTGGCCCGGTTTACAGCGTGCGTTATCACGTCTCTAACTACCAGCCGACGCCTGTGATGCGCATGATGAAAGCCGAAGCGGCAGCGCCGGCTTCAGCGCAGGACACCTACGATCAGCAGACTATCCAGTTTGACGATCAGGTGGATGTAGTGTTTGAACTTGAGCCTTCTCAGGCGCAGAGCGGTACGGCGAATCAGAATGGTTCGGGAAGCCAGGGCACTGCGCCTGCGGCGACCAACGCGCCATCACAGCAGTAA
- the pgk gene encoding phosphoglycerate kinase: MSVIKMTDLDLAGKRVLIRADLNVPVKEGKVTSDARIRASLPTIELALKQGAKVMVTSHLGRPTEGEYNEEFSLLPVVNYLKDKLNSPVRLAKDYLDGVEVAEGELVVLENVRFNKGEKKDDETLAKKYASLCDVFVMDAFGTAHRAQASTHGVAKFADVACAGPLLAEELDALGKALKEPARPMVAIVGGSKVSTKLTVLDSLSKIADQLIVGGGIANTFVAAQGHNVGKSLYEADLVDEAKRLLGTCDIPVPTDVRVATEFSETAPATLKSVTEIKDEEQILDMGDVSAEKLAEILKNAKTILWNGPVGVFEFPNFRKGTEIVARAIAESDAFSIAGGGDTLAAIDMFGIADKISYISTGGGAFLEFVEGKVLPAVAMLEERAKK, encoded by the coding sequence ATGTCTGTAATTAAGATGACCGATCTGGATCTGGCAGGTAAACGCGTTCTGATCCGCGCCGATCTCAACGTTCCGGTAAAAGAGGGCAAAGTTACCTCTGACGCGCGTATCCGCGCCTCCCTGCCGACCATCGAACTGGCTCTGAAACAGGGCGCTAAAGTGATGGTGACGTCCCACCTGGGCCGCCCGACCGAAGGCGAATACAACGAAGAATTCTCTCTGCTGCCGGTAGTTAACTACCTGAAAGACAAACTGAACTCCCCGGTTCGCCTGGCGAAAGACTACCTCGACGGCGTTGAAGTGGCTGAAGGCGAGCTGGTCGTTTTAGAAAACGTTCGCTTTAACAAAGGCGAGAAGAAAGACGACGAAACACTGGCGAAAAAATACGCGTCCCTGTGCGACGTATTCGTAATGGACGCGTTTGGTACCGCGCACCGCGCGCAGGCTTCCACTCACGGTGTCGCGAAATTCGCTGACGTCGCGTGCGCAGGCCCGCTGCTGGCAGAAGAACTGGACGCGCTGGGTAAAGCGCTGAAAGAGCCGGCTCGCCCGATGGTTGCTATCGTGGGTGGTTCTAAAGTTTCTACCAAACTGACCGTACTGGACTCCCTGTCTAAAATCGCTGACCAGCTGATCGTGGGCGGCGGTATCGCCAACACTTTCGTGGCAGCCCAGGGCCACAACGTCGGTAAATCTCTGTACGAAGCGGATCTGGTTGACGAAGCGAAACGCCTGCTGGGCACCTGCGACATTCCGGTTCCGACAGACGTTCGCGTAGCGACCGAGTTCTCTGAAACCGCACCGGCTACCCTGAAATCTGTTACTGAAATCAAAGATGAAGAGCAGATCCTGGATATGGGCGACGTTTCCGCTGAGAAACTGGCTGAAATCCTGAAAAACGCCAAAACGATTCTGTGGAACGGCCCGGTAGGCGTGTTCGAGTTCCCGAACTTCCGTAAAGGCACCGAAATTGTGGCTCGCGCTATCGCTGAAAGCGACGCGTTCTCCATTGCCGGCGGCGGCGACACCCTGGCGGCTATCGACATGTTCGGCATCGCCGACAAAATCTCCTACATCTCCACTGGCGGCGGCGCATTCCTCGAATTCGTGGAAGGCAAAGTCCTGCCGGCAGTTGCGATGCTCGAAGAGCGCGCGAAGAAATAA
- a CDS encoding small-conductance mechanosensitive channel MscS produces MDDLHVIDSINNAGGWLVRNQALLISYAVNIVAAIAIIIVGMIVARAISNTLNRVMIARHIDATVADFLSALVRYGIIAFTLIAALGRVGVQTASVIAVLGAAGLAVGLALQGSLSNLAAGVLLVTFRPFRAGEYVDLGGVAGSVLHVQIFSTTLRTPDGRIVVVPNGKIIAGNIINFSREPVRRNEFIIGVSYDADIDKVRALLTEIIQSEDRILKDREMTVRMNELGASSVNFVIRVWSKSSDLQEVYWDVLERIKKTLDANGIGIPYPQMDVHYKPVKIEAEEKAQPQAPQSAIITQPDAPKEKPADGQ; encoded by the coding sequence ATGGATGATTTACACGTAATAGACAGCATTAATAACGCCGGCGGCTGGCTGGTGCGCAACCAGGCGCTGCTTATCAGCTACGCCGTGAATATTGTGGCGGCCATCGCCATTATTATTGTCGGGATGATTGTGGCGCGCGCCATCTCCAATACGCTTAACCGCGTCATGATCGCCCGTCATATTGACGCCACCGTGGCGGATTTCCTCTCAGCCCTGGTGCGCTATGGGATCATCGCCTTTACGCTGATTGCCGCGCTGGGCCGCGTCGGCGTGCAGACGGCGTCCGTCATCGCCGTACTCGGCGCCGCCGGTCTGGCCGTCGGTCTGGCTTTACAAGGCTCACTCTCAAACCTCGCGGCAGGCGTTCTGCTGGTCACGTTCCGTCCGTTCCGCGCGGGTGAATATGTCGATCTTGGCGGCGTCGCGGGCTCGGTGCTGCATGTGCAGATCTTCTCCACTACGCTTCGCACGCCGGATGGGCGTATCGTCGTGGTGCCGAACGGAAAAATCATCGCAGGCAACATCATTAATTTCTCGCGCGAGCCGGTACGCCGTAATGAATTTATCATTGGTGTGTCTTACGACGCGGATATCGATAAAGTCCGCGCTCTGCTGACTGAGATCATTCAGTCCGAAGACCGCATTCTGAAAGATCGCGAAATGACCGTGCGCATGAACGAACTGGGCGCGTCGTCTGTGAACTTTGTTATTCGCGTGTGGAGCAAGAGCAGCGATCTGCAGGAGGTTTACTGGGACGTGCTGGAGCGCATCAAGAAAACGCTGGATGCCAACGGTATCGGCATTCCTTACCCGCAGATGGACGTGCATTACAAGCCGGTAAAAATCGAGGCTGAAGAAAAAGCGCAGCCGCAAGCGCCGCAGTCAGCGATTATTACGCAGCCTGACGCGCCGAAAGAAAAACCGGCCGACGGCCAGTAA
- a CDS encoding M48 family metallopeptidase — MKMRAIVLSMTAAALLSGCQNMNSNGLLSSGAEAFQAYTLSDAQVKALSDEACKSQDSKAKIAPANSQYTQRLNKIAAALGDNINGQPVNYKVYEEKDVNAFAMANGCIRVYSGLMDMMNDNEVEAVIGHEMGHVALGHVKRGMQVALGTNALRGAAASAGGIVGSLSQSQLGELGEQLVNAQFSQRQESEADDYSYDLLRKRGINPSGLATSFEKLAKLEKGRQSSMFDDHPASEARAQHIRDRMKADGLK; from the coding sequence ATGAAAATGCGCGCGATAGTACTGAGCATGACCGCAGCAGCGCTGCTGAGCGGCTGCCAAAATATGAATTCCAACGGCCTGCTGAGCTCAGGCGCCGAGGCGTTCCAGGCCTACACCTTAAGCGACGCGCAGGTAAAAGCGCTGAGCGACGAAGCCTGTAAATCGCAGGACAGCAAAGCGAAAATCGCGCCAGCGAACAGCCAGTATACCCAGCGACTGAATAAAATCGCCGCGGCGCTTGGCGATAACATCAACGGCCAGCCGGTGAACTACAAGGTTTACGAGGAAAAAGACGTTAACGCCTTCGCGATGGCGAACGGCTGCATCCGCGTTTACAGCGGTCTGATGGACATGATGAACGATAACGAAGTGGAAGCGGTGATTGGCCATGAAATGGGCCACGTCGCGCTGGGCCACGTGAAGCGCGGCATGCAGGTGGCGCTGGGCACCAACGCATTGCGTGGTGCGGCGGCTTCTGCGGGCGGCATCGTGGGCAGCCTGTCGCAGTCGCAGCTGGGCGAGCTTGGCGAACAGCTGGTGAACGCGCAGTTCTCGCAGCGTCAGGAATCTGAAGCGGATGACTACTCTTACGATCTGCTGCGTAAACGCGGCATTAATCCGTCAGGGCTTGCCACCAGCTTTGAGAAACTCGCGAAGCTGGAAAAAGGCCGTCAGAGCTCCATGTTCGACGATCACCCGGCCTCGGAAGCGCGCGCGCAGCACATTCGCGATCGTATGAAGGCAGACGGGCTGAAATAA
- the fbaA gene encoding class II fructose-bisphosphate aldolase translates to MSKIFDFVKPGVITGDDVQKVFQVAKENNFALPAVNCVGTDSINAVLETAAKVKAPVIVQFSNGGAAFIAGKGFKGEGQQAAILGAISGAHHVHQMAEHYGVPVILHTDHCAKKLLPWIDGLLDAGEKHFAATGKPLFSSHMIDLSEESLEENIEICSKYLERMSKMGMTLEIELGCTGGEEDGVDNSHMDASALYTQPEDVDYAYTKLNAISHRFTIAASFGNVHGVYKPGNVKLTPTILRDSQEYVSKKHNLPHNSLNFVFHGGSGSSAQEIKDSVSYGVIKMNIDTDTQWATWEGILKYYKENEAYLQGQLGNPKGEDQPNKKYYDPRVWLRAAQTSMVTRLEQAFKELNAVDVL, encoded by the coding sequence ATGTCTAAAATTTTTGATTTCGTAAAACCGGGCGTCATCACTGGCGACGACGTACAGAAAGTATTCCAGGTAGCTAAAGAGAACAACTTTGCGCTGCCGGCAGTTAACTGCGTGGGTACCGATTCCATTAACGCCGTTCTGGAAACCGCTGCGAAAGTTAAAGCGCCGGTTATCGTTCAGTTCTCTAACGGCGGTGCCGCGTTTATCGCAGGCAAAGGCTTCAAAGGCGAAGGCCAGCAGGCAGCCATTCTGGGCGCTATCTCCGGTGCGCATCACGTTCACCAGATGGCTGAACATTACGGCGTGCCGGTTATCCTGCACACCGACCACTGCGCGAAGAAACTGCTGCCGTGGATCGACGGCCTGCTGGACGCGGGTGAAAAACACTTTGCCGCTACCGGCAAACCGCTGTTCTCTTCTCACATGATCGACCTGTCTGAAGAGTCTCTGGAAGAGAACATCGAAATCTGCTCCAAATACCTGGAGCGCATGTCCAAAATGGGCATGACCCTGGAAATCGAACTGGGCTGCACCGGCGGTGAAGAAGATGGCGTGGACAACAGCCATATGGACGCTTCCGCACTCTACACCCAGCCGGAAGACGTTGACTACGCGTACACCAAACTGAACGCGATCAGCCACCGTTTCACCATCGCGGCGTCCTTCGGTAACGTACACGGCGTTTACAAGCCGGGTAACGTAAAACTGACCCCGACCATCCTGCGCGACTCTCAGGAATATGTTTCTAAGAAACACAACCTGCCGCACAACAGCCTGAACTTCGTGTTCCACGGCGGTTCCGGTTCTTCCGCTCAGGAAATCAAAGATTCCGTCAGCTACGGCGTAATCAAAATGAACATCGATACCGACACCCAGTGGGCAACCTGGGAAGGTATTCTGAAGTACTACAAAGAAAACGAAGCTTACCTGCAGGGTCAGCTGGGCAACCCGAAAGGCGAAGACCAGCCGAACAAGAAATACTACGATCCGCGCGTATGGCTGCGCGCCGCGCAGACCAGCATGGTGACTCGTCTGGAGCAGGCGTTCAAAGAACTGAACGCGGTAGACGTACTGTAA
- the argO gene encoding arginine exporter ArgO, which yields MLSFYFQGLALGAAMILPLGPQNAFVLNQGIRRQYHLMIASLCALSDVVLICAGIFGGSAVLMQSPWLLALVTWGGVAFLLWYGFGALKTALAGNPELASADVLKQGRLRIITTMLAVTWLNPHVYLDTFVVLGSLGGQLDAIPKRAFALGTISASVIWFFSLALLAAWLAPRLRTARAQRMINLLVGLVMWVIAFQLAREGIENLSALGL from the coding sequence GTGTTAAGTTTTTATTTTCAGGGGCTTGCCCTGGGGGCAGCGATGATTTTGCCGCTCGGCCCGCAAAACGCTTTTGTACTCAATCAGGGCATCCGCCGCCAGTATCATCTGATGATCGCCTCGCTCTGCGCGCTCAGCGATGTCGTCCTGATCTGCGCCGGAATTTTTGGCGGCAGCGCTGTCCTGATGCAGTCGCCCTGGCTGCTGGCGCTGGTCACGTGGGGCGGTGTGGCGTTTTTGCTGTGGTACGGCTTCGGAGCGCTGAAAACCGCGCTGGCGGGCAACCCGGAGCTGGCATCGGCAGACGTTCTCAAACAGGGCAGGCTGCGTATTATCACCACGATGCTCGCGGTGACCTGGCTTAATCCGCACGTTTATCTCGACACCTTTGTGGTGCTCGGCAGCCTGGGCGGGCAGCTTGACGCCATACCGAAACGCGCCTTTGCGCTCGGCACCATCAGCGCGTCGGTTATCTGGTTTTTCAGCCTTGCGCTTCTGGCCGCCTGGCTTGCGCCGCGGCTTCGTACCGCACGCGCGCAACGGATGATTAATCTGTTAGTTGGTCTGGTGATGTGGGTTATCGCCTTCCAGCTGGCGCGCGAAGGGATAGAAAATCTGTCTGCGCTCGGCCTCTAA
- a CDS encoding ADP-ribosylglycohydrolase family protein, whose protein sequence is MAYPEEYENAGSLAALRARFRGCLLGGAVGDALGGPVEFLRLAEITARFGAQGVTDYEYAWGGIGKITDDTQMTLFTAEGLLRAWMRAAMRGIGPSFTGVTAHAYLRWLLTQGERNRHNLLDKTQMSGWLAGHNALFHARAPGNTCLSALREMRAFGKPARNDSKGCGGVMRVAPVGLFYMRYPGGDLLKAAFDTGCQLAALTHGHPTGYLTGGVLAALVLQLVQGESLDAALTRSLDLLKNAPQHEETWRALEHARTLAAAPLTPREAIKTLGEGWVAEEALAIALFCALRARSFEEGVLMAVNHDGDSDSTGAIVGNLLGAMYGITALPETWLARLELNAVIQEMADDLLDYRDWPVSDYDNSPFAIALREKYPGD, encoded by the coding sequence ATGGCGTATCCAGAAGAGTACGAAAACGCAGGAAGTCTCGCCGCCCTGCGCGCGCGCTTTCGCGGCTGCTTGCTTGGCGGCGCCGTGGGCGATGCGCTCGGCGGCCCGGTGGAATTTTTACGGCTTGCGGAAATCACCGCGCGCTTCGGGGCGCAGGGCGTCACGGATTATGAATATGCATGGGGCGGCATCGGGAAAATCACGGACGACACGCAGATGACGCTCTTTACCGCTGAAGGGTTGCTGCGGGCCTGGATGCGTGCGGCGATGCGCGGCATCGGCCCGTCGTTCACCGGTGTGACCGCTCACGCGTATTTACGCTGGCTGCTGACGCAGGGCGAGCGCAACCGCCACAATCTGCTGGATAAAACGCAGATGTCCGGCTGGCTTGCCGGGCATAACGCGCTTTTCCATGCCCGCGCGCCGGGCAATACGTGCCTCAGCGCACTGCGCGAAATGCGCGCCTTCGGCAAACCGGCCCGTAACGACAGCAAGGGCTGCGGCGGCGTTATGCGCGTGGCGCCGGTGGGGCTTTTTTACATGCGTTACCCTGGCGGCGATTTACTGAAAGCGGCGTTTGACACCGGCTGCCAGCTCGCCGCACTCACGCACGGTCATCCGACCGGCTATCTCACCGGCGGAGTGCTGGCCGCGCTGGTTTTGCAGCTCGTTCAGGGAGAATCCCTTGACGCTGCGCTGACGCGCTCGCTGGATTTACTGAAAAACGCGCCGCAGCATGAAGAAACATGGCGCGCACTGGAGCATGCGCGCACGCTCGCCGCCGCGCCGCTTACGCCGCGGGAGGCTATCAAAACACTGGGCGAGGGCTGGGTGGCCGAAGAGGCGCTCGCCATCGCGCTGTTTTGCGCGCTGCGCGCCCGCTCGTTTGAAGAGGGCGTACTGATGGCGGTAAACCATGACGGCGATTCCGACTCGACCGGCGCGATAGTCGGGAACCTGCTCGGCGCGATGTACGGCATCACGGCTCTGCCGGAAACATGGCTGGCGCGGCTTGAGCTTAACGCGGTGATTCAGGAAATGGCGGATGATTTGCTGGACTACCGCGACTGGCCGGTCTCTGACTACGATAACTCACCGTTTGCCATCGCGTTGCGGGAAAAATATCCGGGCGACTGA
- the epd gene encoding erythrose-4-phosphate dehydrogenase, whose product MTLRVAINGFGRIGRNVVRALYESGRRAEISVVAINELADAAGMAHLLKYDTSHGRFAWDVRQEGEQLWIGNDVIRLLHERDINALPWKALDVDVVLDCTGVYGSRADGIAHLEAGARKVLFSHPGGNDLDATVVYGVNEEELRAEHRLVSNASCTTNCIIPIIKLMDDAFGIESGTVTTIHSAMHDQQVIDAYHPDLRRTRAASQSIIPVDTRLAAGITRIFPKFHDRFEAIAVRVPTINVTAIDLSVTVKKPVKAHEVNLLLQKAAQGAFHGIVDYTELPLVSTDFNHDPHSAIVDGTQTRVSGAHLIKTLVWCDNEWGFANRMLDTTLAMAAIGFR is encoded by the coding sequence ATGACCTTACGCGTAGCGATTAATGGCTTCGGTCGCATCGGGCGCAACGTAGTTCGTGCGTTGTATGAGTCCGGCCGTCGCGCGGAAATCAGTGTGGTCGCCATTAATGAGCTGGCCGACGCTGCGGGCATGGCGCATTTGCTGAAATATGACACCAGCCACGGCCGTTTCGCGTGGGATGTTCGTCAGGAAGGCGAGCAGCTCTGGATTGGTAACGATGTCATTCGCCTGCTGCATGAGCGCGACATCAACGCGCTGCCCTGGAAAGCGCTGGATGTGGACGTGGTGCTCGATTGCACCGGCGTTTACGGCAGCCGCGCCGATGGCATTGCCCATCTCGAAGCGGGCGCGCGCAAAGTGCTGTTCTCACACCCGGGCGGCAACGATCTCGATGCTACTGTCGTTTATGGCGTTAATGAAGAGGAACTGCGCGCTGAGCACCGCCTTGTTTCTAACGCCTCCTGCACCACCAACTGCATTATTCCGATTATCAAGCTGATGGACGACGCCTTCGGGATTGAATCCGGCACCGTGACGACCATCCATTCCGCCATGCACGATCAACAGGTTATCGACGCTTATCATCCGGATCTGCGCCGCACTCGCGCGGCCAGCCAGTCCATCATTCCGGTCGATACCAGGCTTGCCGCCGGTATAACGCGTATTTTTCCTAAATTTCATGACCGCTTTGAGGCAATTGCGGTGCGCGTGCCTACCATTAATGTGACGGCCATTGATTTAAGCGTGACGGTTAAAAAACCGGTAAAAGCCCATGAAGTCAACCTGTTGCTGCAAAAAGCGGCACAGGGTGCATTTCATGGTATAGTTGACTATACGGAATTACCGTTGGTCTCAACAGATTTTAACCACGATCCGCACAGCGCCATTGTGGACGGCACCCAGACACGGGTGAGTGGAGCGCACCTGATTAAAACACTGGTCTGGTGCGATAACGAATGGGGCTTCGCTAACCGGATGCTCGACACCACGTTAGCGATGGCAGCTATTGGTTTCAGGTAA
- the tkt gene encoding transketolase, with translation MSSRKELANAIRALSMDAVQKAKSGHPGAPMGMADIAEVLWRDFLNHNPQNPSWADRDRFVLSNGHGSMLIYSLLHLTGYDLPIEELKNFRQLHSKTPGHPEVGYTPGVETTTGPLGQGIANAVGMAIAERTLAAQFNRPGHDIVDHYTYAFLGDGCMMEGISHEVCSLAGTLGLGKLVAFYDDNGISIDGHIEGWFTDDTAKRFEAYGWHVVRGVDGHDADSIKRAIEEARSVTDKPSLLMCKTVIGFGSPNKAGTHDSHGAPLGDAEVAATREQLGWKYEPFVIPQEIYAQWDAKEMGQAKESAWNEKFAAYAKAFPQEAAEFTRRMKGEMPADFAAKAQEFIANLQANPAKIASRKASQNAIEAFGKLLPEFLGGSADLAPSNLTIWSGSKAINEDAAGNYIHYGVREFGMTAIANGIALHGGFLPYTSTFLMFVEYARNAVRMAALMKQRQVMVYTHDSIGLGEDGPTHQPVEQLAALRVTPNMSTWRPCDQVESAVAWKYAVERHDGPTALIFSRQNLAQQERSEQQLADIARGAYILKDCDGQPQIIFIATGSEVELAVAAADKLAAEGVKARVVSMPSTDVFDKQDAAYREAVLPKAVSARVAIEAGIADYWFKYVGLNGAIVGMTTFGESAPAEQLFEEFGFTVDNVVSKAKALL, from the coding sequence ATGTCCTCTCGTAAAGAGCTTGCCAATGCTATTCGTGCGCTCAGCATGGACGCAGTACAAAAAGCCAAATCCGGCCATCCGGGTGCCCCGATGGGTATGGCTGACATTGCCGAAGTCCTGTGGCGTGATTTCCTGAACCATAACCCGCAGAACCCGTCCTGGGCCGACCGCGACCGCTTCGTGCTGTCTAACGGTCACGGCTCTATGCTGATTTACAGCCTGCTGCACCTCACCGGTTACGATCTGCCGATCGAAGAGCTGAAAAACTTCCGTCAGCTGCATTCCAAAACGCCGGGTCACCCGGAAGTCGGCTATACGCCTGGCGTGGAAACCACGACCGGTCCGCTGGGGCAGGGGATTGCGAACGCGGTCGGCATGGCTATCGCCGAGCGCACGCTGGCGGCGCAGTTCAACCGTCCTGGGCATGACATTGTCGACCACTACACCTACGCCTTCCTGGGCGACGGCTGCATGATGGAAGGCATCTCCCACGAAGTCTGCTCGCTGGCCGGTACGCTGGGCCTCGGCAAACTGGTGGCGTTCTACGATGACAACGGCATCTCCATCGACGGCCACATTGAAGGCTGGTTCACCGACGATACCGCGAAACGCTTTGAAGCCTACGGCTGGCACGTGGTGCGCGGCGTGGACGGCCACGACGCCGATTCCATCAAGCGCGCCATCGAGGAAGCGCGTTCTGTTACCGACAAACCGTCTCTGCTGATGTGCAAAACCGTTATTGGTTTCGGCTCGCCGAACAAAGCAGGCACCCATGATTCCCACGGCGCGCCGCTGGGCGACGCCGAAGTGGCCGCGACTCGCGAACAGCTGGGCTGGAAATATGAGCCGTTTGTGATCCCGCAGGAAATCTACGCGCAGTGGGATGCCAAAGAGATGGGCCAGGCCAAAGAAAGCGCCTGGAACGAAAAATTCGCGGCCTACGCGAAAGCGTTCCCGCAGGAAGCCGCTGAATTTACCCGCCGTATGAAAGGCGAAATGCCGGCTGATTTCGCCGCGAAAGCGCAGGAGTTTATCGCAAACCTGCAGGCGAACCCGGCGAAAATCGCCAGTCGTAAAGCCTCTCAGAATGCTATCGAAGCCTTCGGTAAACTGCTGCCGGAATTCCTGGGCGGCTCTGCCGACCTCGCGCCGAGCAACCTGACCATCTGGTCTGGCTCGAAAGCAATTAATGAAGATGCCGCAGGCAACTACATTCACTACGGCGTGCGCGAATTCGGCATGACTGCCATCGCGAACGGTATCGCGCTGCACGGCGGTTTCCTGCCGTACACCTCGACCTTCCTGATGTTTGTGGAATATGCCCGTAACGCGGTACGTATGGCCGCGCTGATGAAGCAGCGTCAGGTCATGGTCTACACCCACGACTCCATCGGTCTTGGCGAAGACGGCCCGACCCACCAGCCGGTTGAACAGCTGGCGGCGCTGCGCGTGACCCCGAACATGAGCACATGGCGTCCGTGCGACCAGGTGGAATCTGCGGTAGCGTGGAAATACGCGGTTGAGCGTCACGATGGCCCGACGGCGCTGATCTTCTCCCGTCAGAACCTGGCGCAGCAGGAACGTAGCGAGCAGCAGCTGGCGGATATCGCCCGCGGTGCCTACATCCTGAAAGACTGCGACGGCCAGCCGCAAATCATCTTCATCGCCACCGGCTCTGAAGTTGAACTGGCGGTTGCCGCTGCCGATAAACTGGCTGCAGAAGGCGTGAAAGCGCGCGTGGTTTCCATGCCGTCTACTGATGTTTTCGACAAACAGGATGCCGCTTACCGCGAAGCCGTGCTGCCGAAAGCGGTCAGCGCGCGCGTGGCTATCGAAGCGGGTATCGCCGACTACTGGTTCAAATACGTTGGCCTGAACGGCGCTATCGTCGGTATGACGACCTTCGGTGAATCCGCACCGGCTGAGCAGCTGTTTGAAGAGTTCGGCTTTACCGTGGATAACGTGGTAAGCAAAGCGAAAGCGCTGCTGTAA
- the argP gene encoding DNA-binding transcriptional regulator ArgP encodes MKRPDYRTLQALDAVIRERGFERAAQKLCITQSAVSQRIKQLENTFGQPLLVRTVPPRPTEQGQKLLALLRQVELLEEEWLGDEQTGSTPLLLSLAVNADSLATWLLPALAPVLADSPVRLNLQVEDETRTQERLRRGEVVGAVSIQPQALPSCLVDQLGALDYLFVASKPFADRYFPNGVTRASLLKAPAVAFDHLDDMHQAFLQQNFDLPPGSVPCHIVNSSEAFVQLARQGTTCCMIPHLQIEKELQSGELIDLTPGLYQRRMLFWHRFAPESRMMRKVTDALLEYGHKVLRQD; translated from the coding sequence ATGAAACGCCCGGACTACCGAACACTACAGGCGCTGGATGCGGTAATCAGAGAGCGCGGGTTTGAGCGCGCCGCACAAAAGCTGTGTATTACGCAGTCCGCCGTGTCACAACGTATTAAACAGCTGGAAAACACCTTCGGCCAGCCGCTGCTGGTGCGCACCGTGCCACCGCGCCCGACCGAGCAAGGGCAAAAGCTGCTGGCTCTGCTGCGCCAGGTTGAGCTGCTGGAAGAAGAGTGGCTGGGCGATGAACAGACCGGCTCAACGCCGCTGCTGCTGTCGCTTGCGGTCAACGCCGACAGTCTCGCGACCTGGCTTTTGCCCGCGCTTGCCCCCGTGCTTGCAGATTCGCCAGTGCGTCTCAATTTGCAGGTGGAAGATGAAACCCGTACCCAGGAGCGGCTGCGCCGCGGTGAAGTGGTCGGCGCGGTAAGTATTCAGCCGCAGGCGTTGCCAAGCTGCCTTGTCGATCAACTGGGCGCGCTGGACTATCTCTTTGTCGCCTCGAAACCTTTTGCCGATCGCTACTTTCCAAACGGCGTGACGCGCGCGTCGCTTCTGAAAGCGCCCGCCGTCGCGTTCGACCATCTGGATGATATGCATCAGGCGTTTTTACAGCAGAATTTCGATCTGCCGCCAGGCAGCGTGCCCTGCCACATCGTTAACTCGTCAGAAGCCTTCGTACAGCTGGCCCGTCAGGGCACTACGTGCTGTATGATCCCGCACCTGCAAATTGAAAAAGAGCTGCAAAGCGGTGAGCTTATCGATCTCACGCCGGGGCTGTACCAGCGCCGGATGCTCTTCTGGCACCGATTTGCGCCGGAAAGCAGAATGATGCGCAAGGTTACCGATGCGCTGCTGGAATACGGCCACAAAGTGTTGCGTCAGGATTAA